One window of Nocardia sp. NBC_00508 genomic DNA carries:
- a CDS encoding NAD(P)-dependent oxidoreductase — protein sequence MATQTSVTVLGLGSMGRAVASALLAGGRTVTVWNRTPGRDSGLVAAGARGVSDVADAVAASPVVITLLLDQASVHATLDPIVQSLTGRRLVNLTSTTPDEARELASWASRHGIDLLDGGIMVPPHLIGRPGASVLYSGSRTAFGENRAMLELLGNAEYFGADAGVASAYDFALLSAMYGMFGGFFHGAALARSAGISARQYSERAASLVTAMTRSLSAHGELIDAGDYRTDMQNIALHKAAVDAILRATIDAGLAPDLLTPFKALIDRQVSAGHGKLSLSRTIEEIG from the coding sequence ATGGCGACGCAGACGTCGGTGACGGTGTTGGGGCTGGGAAGCATGGGGCGGGCCGTGGCGTCTGCCCTGCTCGCCGGCGGTCGGACGGTGACTGTGTGGAACCGGACACCCGGCAGGGACAGCGGGCTGGTCGCGGCAGGCGCGCGCGGTGTGTCCGATGTTGCCGACGCTGTAGCGGCCAGTCCGGTAGTGATCACCCTCTTGCTCGATCAGGCATCGGTACACGCGACCCTCGACCCGATCGTGCAATCCTTGACAGGTCGCCGGCTGGTCAATCTGACCAGCACAACTCCCGACGAGGCTCGCGAATTGGCTTCCTGGGCAAGTCGACACGGCATCGATCTGCTCGACGGCGGCATCATGGTGCCCCCGCACCTGATCGGCCGACCCGGAGCCTCCGTGCTGTACAGCGGCTCGCGCACGGCATTCGGCGAGAACCGCGCGATGCTGGAACTGCTGGGTAATGCGGAGTATTTCGGCGCAGACGCCGGTGTGGCGTCGGCCTACGATTTCGCGTTGCTATCGGCGATGTACGGGATGTTCGGCGGGTTCTTCCACGGGGCTGCGCTGGCTCGGTCGGCCGGTATCTCGGCGCGGCAGTACAGCGAGCGCGCCGCTTCGCTCGTGACGGCCATGACGCGGTCGCTTTCAGCGCACGGTGAGCTGATCGACGCAGGCGATTACCGCACAGACATGCAGAACATTGCTCTGCACAAGGCAGCGGTCGACGCGATCCTCCGCGCCACCATCGATGCCGGGCTCGCACCCGACCTGCTCACCCCCTTCAAGGCCCTCATCGACAGGCAGGTCTCCGCCGGACACGGCAAACTCTCGCTGTCACGGACCATCGAGGAGATCGGCTGA
- a CDS encoding transposase, which yields MPARPSPNSCSPRSADAAATWTSTSHTWRNVGSKVVTTPQRCTTRSANVATVVLPGPCGAVAGLADHQPAADHHGPHTAEAAAGHRLDHASGHKLTDEDKTELRRVLDRCATLRQVDQLVSDFAGMTRHRQGRHLDTWIVQATSSGIPAIAGFADGLLKDYDAVRNGLTLEHSSGAVEGNVNRIKMIKRTMYGRANFDLLRRRVLLAD from the coding sequence ATGCCCGCGCGGCCGAGCCCGAACAGCTGCTCACCGAGGTCGGCCGACGCGGCAGCGACCTGGACGAGCACATCCCATACCTGGCGAAACGTTGGGAGCAAGGTTGTGACAACGCCGCAACGCTGCACCACGAGATCCGCGAACGTGGCTACCGTGGTTCTCCCCGGACCCTGCGGCGCTGTTGCAGGATTGGCGGATCACCAGCCCGCCGCCGATCATCACGGTCCACACACCGCCGAAGCCGCGGCAGGTCACCGGCTGGATCATGCGTCCGGACACAAGCTCACCGACGAGGACAAGACCGAACTACGCCGTGTTCTCGACCGCTGCGCCACCCTGCGTCAGGTCGACCAGCTCGTCAGCGACTTCGCCGGCATGACCCGCCACCGACAAGGCCGGCACCTCGACACCTGGATTGTGCAAGCCACATCGAGCGGTATCCCGGCGATCGCGGGTTTCGCCGACGGACTGCTCAAGGACTACGACGCGGTCCGCAACGGCCTCACCCTCGAACACAGCAGCGGCGCCGTCGAAGGCAACGTCAACCGCATCAAAATGATCAAAAGAACCATGTACGGCCGCGCCAACTTCGACCTGCTCCGTCGCCGCGTCCTGCTCGCCGATTGA
- a CDS encoding DNA-directed RNA polymerase subunit beta, translating to MRLDDTRVLPPVPADTPLTRCRFYRETCGLPARVLPEIGSIIVPAGRVGAITMPHQLGAAVKTRMHNQRVQPGPIVSHPRSKRWTFLIVPDVPDENRLFAELFRLNVSVSRFGAHIALPSPGARQAGFRVWVSPPRDDFRPSGMAVIESIRACQPQRRR from the coding sequence ATGAGGTTGGACGACACTCGGGTGCTGCCGCCGGTACCGGCCGATACGCCTTTGACACGGTGTCGGTTCTATCGGGAGACCTGCGGACTACCCGCCAGAGTTCTGCCCGAAATCGGAAGCATCATCGTGCCAGCGGGCAGAGTCGGCGCGATCACCATGCCTCATCAACTCGGCGCTGCGGTGAAGACCCGTATGCACAATCAGCGTGTCCAACCCGGTCCGATCGTCTCGCATCCGCGCTCGAAACGATGGACATTCCTCATCGTCCCGGACGTGCCGGACGAGAACAGGCTGTTCGCCGAGCTGTTCCGGCTCAACGTTTCGGTATCGCGCTTCGGCGCACACATCGCGTTGCCATCGCCCGGTGCCCGACAGGCGGGATTCCGCGTCTGGGTATCACCACCACGCGATGACTTCCGCCCATCCGGCATGGCCGTCATCGAGTCCATCCGAGCTTGTCAACCGCAGCGCAGGCGGTGA